A genomic region of Desulfobulbaceae bacterium contains the following coding sequences:
- a CDS encoding serine acetyltransferase, whose protein sequence is MFENLKEDIRTNGGYKGQKKFFEILWLYATKPQLWAITEYRFRRWADTCIFNIPLLGFFLFIPYRCIVSNLIFILTSMEISVGTEIGPGIDIAHCGGQVVVAKKIGRNCFFGQGITIGSGKGGYPEIGDRVVMHAGCRIFGGIRIGDNVIIGANSVVHRDVPSNVVVGGIPAVIIKKNDVSMPGE, encoded by the coding sequence ATGTTTGAAAATTTAAAAGAAGATATCAGGACTAATGGCGGATATAAAGGGCAGAAAAAATTTTTCGAAATTCTTTGGCTTTATGCGACGAAGCCTCAGCTTTGGGCTATAACAGAATATAGATTCCGCAGGTGGGCTGACACATGTATTTTCAACATCCCTTTGTTAGGATTTTTTTTATTTATTCCTTACCGCTGTATCGTTTCAAATCTGATTTTTATCTTGACCTCCATGGAAATCAGCGTTGGCACTGAAATCGGACCAGGAATAGACATCGCTCATTGCGGGGGCCAGGTTGTCGTCGCAAAAAAAATTGGTCGAAATTGTTTTTTCGGGCAGGGTATTACAATAGGTTCTGGGAAGGGGGGGTATCCGGAGATAGGCGACAGAGTTGTTATGCATGCTGGTTGCCGAATATTCGGGGGCATACGCATTGGAGATAATGTAATTATTGGCGCGAATTCTGTCGTGCATCGCGATGTTCCTAGCAATGTGGTAGTCGGGGGTATTCCTGCTGTGATTATAAAAAAAAATGATGTATCTATGCCAGGAGAATAA
- a CDS encoding radical SAM protein — MKGFSVMCNLLEKIRKVDLLSAKGRRHFISKILQETARRTGESFGGPDSAILVLTNRCNARCVHCHSWKMKSTGKELSDGEWKKTLDELYRWVGAIDLAITGGETLLRPGAIDIAEHAASLGFWVDYLTNGYIMNRENAARLVDSGVSRINISLDGSTPEIHNAVRGRDDFFDQSINALKMLVSERDKQQRDVQIWGKTTIMNINVGDLPNIIELAAGIGLNGVLFQALEPIYYSEELTDPKWYQKNPLWVKDLSVVSNSLQRLREQKEEGFPVANTFESLEMIREYFRDPEGLSFKVHSHEYNKKKPDCTSWYKGLQFMPDGGMKMCLWMEPFANAREGSFRQAWRNRKKCWKENCAMMQRSDEKDLDT; from the coding sequence GTGAAAGGTTTCAGTGTTATGTGTAATTTGTTAGAAAAAATCAGGAAGGTTGATTTGCTATCGGCCAAAGGGCGTAGGCATTTCATCTCCAAGATTCTTCAAGAAACAGCTCGCCGCACTGGAGAAAGTTTTGGTGGACCCGATTCCGCGATTTTGGTCCTGACCAACAGGTGTAATGCTCGCTGTGTTCATTGTCACAGTTGGAAAATGAAGTCAACCGGAAAGGAGTTAAGTGACGGTGAATGGAAAAAAACATTGGATGAATTGTACCGATGGGTTGGGGCAATAGATCTTGCCATCACGGGAGGAGAAACACTTTTGCGGCCTGGGGCAATTGATATTGCAGAGCATGCGGCAAGCCTTGGTTTTTGGGTTGATTATTTGACAAATGGGTACATAATGAACCGGGAGAATGCTGCTCGTTTAGTTGACAGTGGTGTCAGTCGTATCAATATCTCTTTGGATGGTAGTACGCCAGAAATTCATAATGCTGTTCGAGGGAGAGATGATTTTTTCGATCAATCGATTAATGCTTTGAAGATGCTTGTCAGTGAGCGAGATAAGCAGCAGAGAGATGTTCAAATATGGGGTAAGACTACGATCATGAACATTAATGTCGGGGATCTGCCAAATATCATTGAATTGGCGGCGGGAATTGGCTTAAATGGCGTTTTGTTTCAAGCCCTTGAGCCTATTTACTATTCAGAAGAATTGACAGATCCAAAATGGTATCAGAAAAATCCTCTTTGGGTAAAAGATTTATCTGTGGTCAGTAATAGTCTGCAAAGGTTACGGGAACAGAAGGAGGAGGGATTTCCTGTTGCCAATACTTTTGAAAGTCTTGAAATGATAAGAGAATACTTCAGGGATCCTGAGGGCCTTTCGTTTAAGGTGCATTCCCATGAGTACAACAAAAAAAAACCTGATTGCACGTCATGGTATAAAGGGCTTCAGTTTATGCCTGACGGGGGTATGAAAATGTGTTTATGGATGGAGCCCTTTGCAAATGCCCGGGAAGGGAGTTTCCGACAAGCGTGGCGCAATAGAAAAAAATGCTGGAAGGAGAATTGTGCCATGATGCAGAGAAGTGATGAAAAAGACCTTGATACATGA
- a CDS encoding sulfotransferase, translating into MQGTRLSYVLRESLGNIFREIKVALTPVPRPDKWLFLVGCYNSGTTLLAEILGRHPDISGLPTEGHFITDQFVKDFEVGLPRMWAGREELFRLTETDDGPDPIRIKKEWGMRLDLTRPVLLEKSPPNSVRTRWLNQHFIPAYFVAIVRNGYAVAEGISRKGDPKHLRDGWPVEQSAWQWRRTNEVLEEDATYLPNFMWLKYEDLVCDPLTELNRIASFVGLRPFDGFDSGKDFSIHERKESLKDLNAESICRLTPGQINLINSVAKGTLTRFGYPLLPRRA; encoded by the coding sequence ATGCAAGGTACGCGTTTGTCGTATGTGTTGCGAGAGAGTTTGGGCAATATTTTTCGTGAGATCAAAGTTGCGCTTACACCGGTACCTCGGCCTGATAAGTGGCTCTTTTTGGTCGGTTGCTACAATTCTGGGACTACGCTGCTTGCAGAAATTTTAGGACGCCATCCTGACATATCTGGGTTGCCAACCGAAGGGCACTTTATCACTGATCAATTCGTCAAGGACTTCGAGGTGGGGTTGCCCCGGATGTGGGCTGGACGGGAAGAACTCTTTCGGCTTACTGAAACGGATGATGGTCCTGATCCTATACGAATTAAAAAAGAGTGGGGTATGCGCCTTGATCTGACGAGGCCTGTCCTGCTAGAAAAATCTCCCCCCAATAGTGTGCGCACCAGGTGGTTGAACCAGCATTTTATTCCAGCCTATTTTGTTGCTATTGTTAGAAATGGATATGCTGTGGCTGAAGGGATTTCCCGAAAGGGGGATCCCAAGCACCTGCGAGATGGTTGGCCTGTGGAGCAGAGCGCTTGGCAATGGAGGCGTACCAACGAGGTCCTGGAAGAAGATGCGACTTATCTTCCAAATTTTATGTGGCTCAAGTACGAAGATTTGGTCTGTGATCCTCTGACTGAGTTGAACCGAATTGCGTCGTTTGTAGGACTTCGCCCTTTCGATGGGTTCGATTCAGGAAAAGATTTCTCTATTCATGAGCGTAAGGAATCTCTTAAGGATCTGAATGCGGAAAGCATCTGTCGTCTCACCCCCGGGCAGATAAATCTAATTAATAGTGTGGCCAAGGGCACACTGACCCGCTTCGGTTACCCTTTGCTCCCTAGGAGGGCTTAA
- a CDS encoding glycosyltransferase, which translates to MAKILLVLSKSPFPERSDGITIRLNPIFKYLGGRHDVDLVIACDPRKRRIYRAQEARQFCNSVTEFNYDSKITILQKIQTSIDLLSPKRAPFEAIKFWNRRLAKRVQEKLASTSYDAVILTGDLADVASMLMSLTESLPRIIIEWTDSPSLHMYRRIIDCNIFCYFFRKYRVLLMKRWERYVNHICDAAVYVTKTDAMFVNGDFCNNIHIVANGIVDCDDNHDKIITINKDKDIFLGFLGNMGYAANVAAALRLYEHIFLPLRKEFRNLKLRIIGRAPTEEILSLNSEDVIVTGEVESIWPHIYDTDIFVFPMTIGAGLQNKLLEAMHAAKPVVASTICTGGLDIDGAAAATITADTNQELCNAVRILIISPERRSLMGQAARSYVQNYDWRVLLPKYENVVLGR; encoded by the coding sequence ATGGCAAAAATTTTATTGGTATTATCAAAATCTCCATTTCCAGAACGTTCGGATGGTATAACAATACGCCTCAATCCAATTTTTAAATATCTTGGGGGACGCCACGATGTTGACCTGGTGATCGCCTGTGATCCTCGTAAGCGACGAATATATCGTGCACAAGAGGCTAGGCAATTTTGTAATTCAGTGACTGAATTTAATTATGATTCTAAAATCACTATTCTTCAAAAAATACAAACATCAATCGACCTCTTGTCCCCCAAAAGAGCCCCTTTTGAGGCAATAAAGTTCTGGAATAGAAGGCTGGCTAAGAGGGTACAGGAAAAATTGGCTAGTACCTCTTATGATGCTGTTATATTGACGGGAGATCTCGCTGATGTAGCATCAATGTTAATGTCTTTAACCGAATCACTGCCTCGTATAATTATAGAATGGACAGATTCTCCTTCGCTTCATATGTATCGTAGGATAATTGATTGCAATATTTTTTGTTATTTTTTTCGTAAGTATAGAGTTTTATTAATGAAAAGATGGGAGCGTTACGTTAACCATATTTGTGATGCGGCTGTTTATGTTACAAAAACTGATGCTATGTTTGTAAATGGTGATTTTTGTAATAATATTCATATTGTTGCAAATGGAATCGTAGATTGTGATGATAATCACGATAAGATCATTACCATTAATAAAGACAAAGATATTTTTTTGGGATTTTTGGGGAATATGGGATACGCTGCAAATGTTGCAGCTGCGCTCAGATTGTATGAGCATATTTTTCTTCCCCTAAGAAAGGAGTTTCGGAATTTAAAATTACGAATAATTGGCAGGGCGCCAACCGAAGAAATTCTATCATTAAACTCTGAAGATGTAATTGTCACTGGAGAGGTAGAGTCCATTTGGCCACATATTTATGATACGGATATTTTTGTTTTTCCTATGACAATTGGGGCGGGTTTACAAAACAAGTTGCTCGAGGCCATGCATGCTGCGAAGCCAGTAGTTGCGAGCACAATTTGCACTGGAGGGTTGGATATCGATGGTGCTGCCGCCGCGACAATCACTGCCGACACTAACCAGGAATTGTGTAACGCAGTGCGAATACTGATTATTTCTCCGGAAAGGAGGTCACTAATGGGCCAAGCTGCCCGCAGCTATGTTCAGAATTATGATTGGAGAGTTTTACTTCCAAAGTATGAAAATGTTGTCCTGGGGCGTTAG
- a CDS encoding oligosaccharide flippase family protein, whose protein sequence is MPFFRDTIMTTEGSSSTTGFCRLVGHSSIYAMGNIARQLAGFLMLPVYTRYLTPADYGVVGLITFALSLAEVLFGARLGQAIPKYYFDAHGKLNKNKVISTAMIITGVLSAGTSFALVLLRVPASQGLFGTSEYASIVGLFAPQMITLAMESYCLLFIRLQERPWLFVSLSLGKLVLQLSMNIWLVVYKGMGVMGIAISSISVSSFVVLILLFYTLRQVGWRFDRDLARQMLKYCWPLWISGFAGLYIGSANRYYLRIFTSLDAVGLFELATKFSAVIPLLIWDPFMQYWQIERFKYYQRGNAEPVYQKVFLVMSTLMVLTALTVGILAGPVIRFMSDAKFYPAVYAVPFLAFDVVFDKLALYFNFSWLVTGKTGWIGRNNYLIAAIITVFYLSLIPLAGYIGAALAIMLAHAAQLLIVHRASARFYDMKILLKPFWVTVAISAFACWMANGLMARDILWEDLVAKIFILLFAWAFILMPIMRNRDNRQYITRIVSMFLKIK, encoded by the coding sequence ATGCCTTTCTTCAGAGATACAATTATGACCACTGAAGGATCATCCTCGACGACTGGTTTCTGTCGTCTTGTGGGGCACTCGAGTATTTACGCAATGGGTAATATAGCGAGGCAACTTGCGGGTTTTCTCATGCTGCCGGTTTATACTCGTTACCTCACTCCAGCAGACTACGGAGTCGTGGGTTTGATTACCTTCGCATTGAGCTTGGCCGAGGTGCTTTTTGGCGCGCGACTTGGCCAAGCAATACCTAAATACTACTTTGACGCACATGGAAAGCTGAATAAAAATAAGGTTATCTCGACAGCTATGATCATTACCGGCGTACTTAGTGCCGGAACGTCGTTTGCCTTAGTTCTGCTTCGTGTCCCCGCATCGCAGGGCCTCTTTGGCACATCAGAATACGCTTCAATCGTTGGTCTATTTGCCCCGCAGATGATTACTCTTGCAATGGAGTCCTATTGTCTATTGTTTATACGTCTCCAGGAGCGCCCATGGCTATTTGTCAGCTTGTCGCTTGGGAAATTAGTGTTGCAATTGTCCATGAACATTTGGTTGGTGGTGTATAAAGGCATGGGAGTTATGGGTATTGCCATTAGCTCCATATCTGTCTCCAGTTTCGTTGTCCTTATACTGTTATTTTACACCTTGAGGCAAGTCGGTTGGCGGTTTGATAGGGATTTGGCTCGCCAGATGCTAAAATACTGTTGGCCGTTATGGATCTCTGGGTTTGCCGGTCTTTATATTGGTTCGGCGAATCGGTATTACTTGCGCATTTTCACTTCGCTGGATGCAGTTGGGTTGTTTGAGCTGGCTACAAAATTTAGCGCTGTTATTCCACTGCTTATATGGGATCCTTTCATGCAATACTGGCAGATAGAGCGTTTTAAGTATTATCAACGTGGGAATGCTGAGCCAGTTTATCAGAAGGTATTTCTCGTCATGAGTACCCTGATGGTGCTAACTGCGCTTACAGTCGGTATTTTGGCTGGCCCAGTGATTCGGTTCATGTCCGATGCAAAATTTTATCCCGCTGTTTATGCAGTCCCTTTCCTTGCGTTTGATGTTGTTTTTGACAAGTTGGCTCTTTATTTCAATTTCAGTTGGCTTGTGACTGGGAAGACAGGATGGATTGGCCGTAATAATTATTTAATTGCAGCTATTATTACAGTTTTTTACCTTTCTTTAATTCCTCTCGCTGGGTACATTGGAGCCGCTTTGGCCATAATGCTCGCCCATGCGGCTCAACTTTTAATTGTTCATCGAGCGTCAGCCAGATTTTACGACATGAAAATTTTGTTGAAACCGTTTTGGGTTACTGTTGCTATATCAGCGTTCGCCTGCTGGATGGCAAATGGATTGATGGCACGAGATATTTTGTGGGAAGATTTGGTTGCAAAAATATTCATTCTTTTATTTGCATGGGCATTTATTTTAATGCCAATAATGAGGAATCGGGACAATAGGCAATACATAACCCGGATTGTCAGCATGTTTTTAAAAATAAAATAA
- a CDS encoding glycosyltransferase family 4 protein encodes MSPLMKKTLLLVANYDSGVGYAWWLMESFWVKLAEQYCRQHQVILAYPSISTLPPAIVQAPLLVMEQDFNDSRFYQVFSQCRFLRRNKVYTIYFSDQPTFHWRYPLYRLFGVRLIVVHDHTPGLRTPVRGLKAWLKHLAHRVPWLPADGFIGATEFVRQRLIKVNCVAQSKCFAAPNGLPPLDHSLNVVDLHTLFQIPAGRKILIMSGRAHRFKGVDFVLRCMKHLLSNDQKKLHFLFLGDGPDLEFFFDMSSEMGITNYCTFAGRRHDVPDLLGGADIAIHPSRGEVGYSLSILEYMQAGLPVVVPDNPSVCAATEHKESGMIYAEGNVQAAAEILQQLANDNALRTKLGFRARIEVRKYNLAFSHRALLEAFAKIYDRNGVPCLSSEIQL; translated from the coding sequence ATGTCGCCTCTCATGAAAAAAACGTTATTGCTAGTGGCCAATTATGACTCAGGAGTTGGGTATGCCTGGTGGTTAATGGAAAGTTTTTGGGTCAAACTCGCAGAGCAGTATTGCCGCCAACACCAGGTTATACTCGCCTATCCCAGTATTAGCACACTGCCTCCAGCAATTGTTCAGGCTCCATTGCTGGTAATGGAACAGGATTTTAACGACTCGAGGTTTTATCAGGTTTTTTCCCAATGCCGATTTTTGCGCCGGAATAAAGTATATACAATCTATTTTTCCGATCAGCCGACATTTCATTGGCGCTACCCACTGTATCGACTTTTCGGAGTGCGATTAATCGTCGTTCATGACCATACACCTGGACTACGGACTCCTGTGAGGGGTCTAAAGGCCTGGCTTAAGCATTTGGCTCACCGGGTACCATGGTTGCCTGCTGACGGCTTTATTGGCGCCACAGAATTTGTGCGTCAACGTTTGATTAAAGTCAATTGCGTGGCTCAATCGAAGTGCTTCGCGGCCCCCAACGGTTTGCCCCCATTGGATCATTCGCTTAATGTTGTCGACCTCCACACTCTTTTCCAAATCCCGGCTGGAAGGAAAATACTGATCATGAGCGGCAGAGCCCATCGTTTCAAAGGAGTCGACTTCGTTTTGCGTTGCATGAAACACCTCCTCAGCAATGACCAAAAAAAGCTTCATTTTCTCTTTCTCGGAGACGGACCGGATCTGGAATTTTTTTTCGACATGAGTTCAGAAATGGGTATAACCAATTACTGTACCTTTGCCGGTCGGCGTCATGATGTGCCGGACCTGCTTGGTGGTGCCGATATCGCCATTCACCCTTCGCGAGGTGAAGTCGGATATTCGCTATCGATACTTGAATATATGCAGGCCGGGCTGCCGGTGGTTGTCCCTGATAACCCCTCTGTCTGTGCTGCAACAGAGCACAAGGAAAGTGGAATGATTTATGCGGAGGGAAATGTTCAGGCTGCTGCGGAAATACTGCAGCAGCTTGCAAATGATAACGCGTTGCGAACTAAGTTGGGATTCCGAGCAAGGATAGAAGTTAGAAAATATAACCTGGCGTTCAGTCATAGGGCACTGCTGGAGGCATTCGCAAAGATATACGACCGAAATGGAGTCCCATGCCTTTCTTCAGAGATACAATTATGA